The DNA sequence TGTAGACAGGCTCTCGGATTATAGGCAAAAGAAAAGTTTGCAAACAAAGGGGCTGATATTAAGCTTTTAACTAGCAGACTCAAAAGGTTAAAAGAAGTGGAAGGGCCTGAAAATATATCTGAAATAAAAGAAGTAAGTAGAAAGCTGGATGATCTACTAGAGCAGGAGAATATTTGGTGGAAGCAGAGAGCTAAGGCTCATTGGTTGCAGCAAGGAGAtcgaaatacaaaatatttttatgcatGTGTCAACCaacgaaagaaaaagaattctaTCTCTGAGATTACTAATGCCCAAGGGGTTTTGTGAGTAATCAGGTAGAAATTGAAGGGGCATTTAGTGATTACTTTGCTAAAGTTTACTTAACTAGTAACCCTTCTGAAGATGTTATTGAGAAGTGTATTGGTGATATTGAGCCAAAGATTACCAAGGATATGAGGTGTGGGTTAGAAAGGACTTTTAACAAGGAAGAGGTGCAGGTGGCTCTGAATCAAATGTCACCATGGAAATCACCTGGGCCTGATGGTTTTGGAGCTGGTTTTTTTCAGAAGCATTGGAATGTAATTGGCAGTGATATTAGTGAGGATGTTTTAGAGTTTCTGAATGGGGTACAGATGGTGACAGAGTTAAACCACACTCATATAGCTTTGATACCAAAGGTAAAGGTGCCTAAGATTGTGATGGAGTTCAGACCAATTAGTTTATGCAATGTATTGTATAAACTAATCTCAAAGGTCCTAGCAAATCGTGTGAAAAAGGTACTGCATGCTACTATCTCACAGAATCAGAGTGCATTCATTGCTGACAGACTTATTACTGATAATATTATGATTGCTTTTGAGTTACTTCACTCGATGCAGtccaaacaaaaaggaaagattGGCAATATGGCTGTAAAAATTGATATGTCAAAGGCATATGATCGTGTAGAATGGCCTTTTTTGCAAGCTATGTTAACAAGACTCGGTTTTGGGGAGAAGATCACTAAGCTGTTAATGCTGTGTGTACAATCAGTTTCTTACTCAGTTGTAGTGAATGGGAGGCCAgggaagaaattttttccttcaaGGGGATTGAGGCATGGTGATCCTCTATCCCCATATTTGTTCCTAATTTGTGTAGAAGGACTAAGCCAgatgtttttaaaggttgaaaGAGAAGGGGTATTGAGGGGAGTAGCTGCTGTGAGGGGGGTTTTAAAGGTGAATCACctattgtttgcagatgattgtgtgGTCTTTGGGAGGGCTACCTTGAATGAGTGGAGAAGTATGTATGAGATCCTTGAGGGTTATGAGAAGGCCTTGAGGCAGAAACTTAATAAGCAGAAGACCTATATTTTTTTCAGCACCAATACAAAGGAGAATGTAAAGAGTGAAATCTATAAAGAGGTTGGGTCCTATATTTGTGATAGATATGAAATATCTTGGTTTGCCTGCGGTAGTTGGAAGATCAAAGTATAATGCTTTGAGGGGACTTAAAGAGAGAGTATGGAAGAGGATTCAAAATTGGAAGAATGGCTTCTTGTCAAAAGCTGGAAAGGAAATTTTGATTAAGGTTGTGTTGCAAGCCATTCCTACATACACGATGAGTGTATTCAAACTACCTCAGAGATTGTGTGGTGAGATTGAACAACTTTTTTCTAAATTCTGGTGGTCTCAATACAGAAATGAAGATGGGATGCACTGGTGGAAATGGAGTAGGATGGGGCAGAATAAGAAGGGAGGTGGATTGGGTTTCAGGCAACTAGAAGACTTTAATTTGGCTATGTTAGCTAAGCAAGGCTGGAGAATGTTGATGGATCATTCTTCTCTTGTTGCCAGAATTTTTAAAGACAAATACTTCAAGAATGTCCCTTTACTTGAAGCTACTTTGGGCAAATCTCCTTCATTTATTTGGAGAAGTGTATGGTCGGCTTTAGGGGTGATCAGAAGAGGAATGAGGATGAGAGTTGGAAATGGAAATAATATCAGAATTTGGGGCCATAAATGGTTGCCAAAACCTATCACTGGTTGTGTACAAtctcatattaaaattttacaagCTGAGGATCGAGTTTGTGAGTTGATTGATAGAACTAGCAGGGAATGGAAGGTGGATTTAGTAAGGCAAATTTTTGACAAAGATGAAGCTGATCTGATTTTATCTTTACCAATCAGTCTAGTGGAAACAGATGATAGATTAACTTGGGGGTACTCAAAAGATGGTAAATTCTCGGTTAGAAGTGCTTATCATATGGTGCAACAAGATAGAAGACAAAAGGGTGGAGAGAGCTCAGATTcaggaaaagaagagagaacaTGGACACAGATATGGAAGTTGGGAGTCCCAAATGCTGTTAAGCTTTTCTTGTGGAGAGTTGCCAACAATATTCTGCCTACTATGATAAATCTAAGGCAAAGGAGGGTAGTGGAGAAGGCAAAATGTCCTATGTGTTTGGAAAATGAGGAATCTGAAATGCATGTTGTGTGGTGGTGTCCTGCGGCCTCTGATGTGTGGGCTGAGTGGGGCAGTCCTGTACAGAAATGGAGGGTGggtattataaattttttacagCTCTGGGAGGAAATGTATAGTAAACTCTCTACAGagaatatagaaaaaatgacCATGATCATGAGAAACATATGGCATAGAAGAAATAAGTATGTGTTTGAGAAAAAATTCTTGACTCCTGCTAGTGTTGTACAGATTGTATTATCAGGTTATGAAGATTATAAGCTAGCTCGAGAGTGTTTAAGGGGGGAGATAGATAAAAAAGCTACCAAGCAAACAATGAAGGAAGGTAATGGGTGGAGAAAGCCGAAGGATTCAATGCTAAAAGCTAATTTTGATGCTGCTACTTGTGAGTCTTCTAGAAGATTGGGGATTGGGGTGGTAATCAGAGATGGTGAGGGTGAAGTTTATGCCACAAAATGTGCTGCAAAAGTGTTCAATGGCTGTGTGTTTGTTGCAGAATGTTTTGCATTGTGGGAAGCAATAGTTTTATGTGAAGATTTGGAGTTAGGGAATGTCCagtttgaaggggatgcaaagGGAGTTATTGATGCAGTAAGAAGGGGGGATAGGGATGACTCTAGTGCAGGACATCTGGTGGAGGCTTTGCAGTagaaaataaattcttttttcaaatggaaTGTGAGCTTTATTCGAAGAGAGAGCAATGAAGTTGCTCATCAATTAGCTAAGATGGCATTGAACTATGAAGAGGATAAATATTGGGTTGAGGAGGCCCTGAGGCAATTGTTAATCAAGTTGTTATAGATAAAATGTTTGATGTGACCGAAACTGTTTGAATATCAATACAATgagattttattcaaaaaataataataataattaaataaaaaagttaaaaattaaaaattaaaaaatattttatattagagtgatatttgagaaaaatatatcttaaaatatttaaaaataattatgttggCAAACGGATCATCATAATTATCTTGTGAAAAAAAAGATggctcaaataaaaataattagataacGTGGAGAGCACGGAAACATCCCCACAAAGATGGAGTTCAACCGGAATTGTTCCACCATGATTCAAAAGATGCATCATTTGTGTTTTTTCTACTCGATCGCCATGTTCCACCAGTACTATTTGCGTAAGATCGAGGAAGGCCACTATAAACTGTATaacttttttctaaaaatttatgatttttaacatctttttttaaaaaaatttaataaatatagacTTTTATTTAAAGATAATTATGTTTTTCAACATGaacttttcttgaaaaatatttcatataatataggcttttattaaaatataataatagtaaaaaatcgATGCAATCCAATGTCATGAGTTTTTTGAAACCCAAATTTACCTGGGTACCGGCTCGAGTCATGATTCGAGTTAATCCGATCCAGCCCTAGTTTAGAACTTGGTTTTTGGGCCGGGtatatttggatattgagtttGGAATTCGAGTGAACAGTCCTAGACtccactataaaaaaaatgtaaaaaatatattttttttataggcccacatttttataaaaaagttttgcaaaatttatatatttagaacttGTCCTAGAGTTATTTGTAAATTAGTGGGAAAAGAATTCAGATCGTTTACGTTTGCATGCAGTAGAATATTGTGCTTTGACGTACCCTACCTATAATTTTGTATTAGTGCATGTGAAAGATCAGATCAAACCATAAGGAAATATATCTTTGACAGCAGGATGCATACACACATCTGTATACATTCCGATGCATACACATCTGTATATATCTCCttccaaataaaaaatctgtatatatctgtgtgtgtatatatacacaccacCAGAATTCTTGGAAACACCAAAACAGAGTAATAGTCACCCTGCAAATTTCCAAGCAATATTTGCCCTCAAATCACGCACCAAGACATCTACGAGACAAAGGATGATAATATCCCATAatatactttacatgctttacATGCTCTTTATTAGGAAAGACCAGTCGTGCATGCTCTGTTTTGGAGTCGCTAGAATTCTGGTtgtccaaatatatatatatatatatatatatacacgaataATGCTATACATCATATTATCATTTCACTTACATTTCATTATAAATAACGTGatgcatttatcattatttgattataaagaaatatgtaataaatgatcaattaatagtaataaatatgtcTTATCTTATTTAGTAGGATAAAAATATGATAGTATAATAGTgtatagaattatatatatatataatataaatatttatatatatatatatatatataattgttgggGTTGGGGAAGGGCTTTCATGCTCGCATCTCTTTGTGTCTCCAAGAATGGAGGTTCTCTGCTTCACTTCTTCACCTGGTGTTCCTTTATCTCGCAGCAAACCCCACCACTCTCCCTTCCCACCCATGATCAGAACCTTAACCCTAAACAAATACCACAAAACCCGACCCTCCAGTGTTGTTACTACAACGTTGACAAACCCTGCGCTGCAGAACTCCCACAAGTCCTTAAGGCTTGCTCCTCTAATTGATACTACGCGACCTGAGACCTCAGATCATATGCCGCCCCAGTTGATGAAAGTCTCGGCTGAGTCTTTAGTGTATGAGAGTGGCTTTCTCGGTGTTGCGCTTGAAAAGTTGACGGCGGCCGCCGGAGATGGTGGGGATGGGTTCCAGCATGCCATCGGTTACTTGCCCAGGATATTGTCGTCTAAGGTTTATGATATTGCGATCGAGACACCAATGGAGTATGCTTCAAAGCTCTCTGAGAGGCTTGGTGTCCATATTTGGCTCAAGAGAGAGGATCTTCAACCTGGAGTATGTTCTCAGAAACAGATTCTCAAAAGCTTCTCATAGACCTGTTGGCCCATTTGGTCATAAACTGACTAAAAAACTCAATAGCAAATCTTCCCAATTACTCGGAGAACCGAGAAAACCTTCTTTATATCTTTTTTCGTTTGTGGgtcttcttttttaatgtttCGAAAGAAAATATATGCAAAACTGGCTGGCTAGCAACTATGATTCACACTTTACGAGGTGTGCTAGCTTTACAAAGAGATTTACAGAGCAAAGTTCCTAACTAATACAAATGAAACCAGTTCTAGAAATTTCAACCATCAGGATTCATTTATCGGGAAGTGCCTTTCGAAATTGCCCTTAATTCGTTTTTTTGTTCTTCCACATTTTCAGAACAGAAAAGGCTTTATGCACTGACACTAGAAAACACCGCTAATGTCTTCAAAGTTTCACACTGCTAGGTATTCTCCTTCAAGCTGAGGGGAGCTTACAACATGATGGCCAAGCTTTCAAGGGAACAGTTGGATAGGGGAGTCATTTGTTCATCTGCAGGGAACCATGCCCAAGGTGTTGCGTTATCTGCACAAAAGTTGGGTTGTGATGCTGTAGTTGCGATGCCCGTTACAACTtatgaaattaaagttgatGGCTTTTTCCCCTTCTGAACAaaaggttttgttttgttttttcttcttctatttttgtctcttttttttttttttttaataatttttcataatctCAATTTCTTTTGGTATTACACATGTTTAGCTGAAGACGGTGGAGAGGTTAGGTGCTAAAGCTGTACTTGTTGGCGACTGCTATGCTGACGCACAACAATATGCAAAACAGCGGGCCAAAGAAGAAGGCCGAACATTTGTACCTGGTTTTGATCACCCGGATGTCATAGCGGGGCAGGGGACTGTAGGAATGGAGATCGTGCGTCAAATGCCGACTCCATTACATGCAATCTTTGTGCCTGTTGGAGGTGGTGGACTGATAGCTGGAATTGCTGCCTATGTGAAGACAGTTGCCCTGAGGTATGTGACTTGATTTCCTTGAGATTCAAAAAAGCAATGTATT is a window from the Carya illinoinensis cultivar Pawnee chromosome 14, C.illinoinensisPawnee_v1, whole genome shotgun sequence genome containing:
- the LOC122293448 gene encoding threonine dehydratase 1 biosynthetic, chloroplastic-like, whose product is MEVLCFTSSPGVPLSRSKPHHSPFPPMIRTLTLNKYHKTRPSSVVTTTLTNPALQNSHKSLRLAPLIDTTRPETSDHMPPQLMKVSAESLVYESGFLGVALEKLTAAAGDGGDGFQHAIGYLPRILSSKVYDIAIETPMEYASKLSERLGVHIWLKREDLQPGVFSFKLRGAYNMMAKLSREQLDRGVICSSAGNHAQGVALSAQKLGCDAVVAMPVTTYEIKLKTVERLGAKAVLVGDCYADAQQYAKQRAKEEGRTFVPGFDHPDVIAGQGTVGMEIVRQMPTPLHAIFVPVGGGGLIAGIAAYVKTVALRYVKIIGVEPYDANSMALSLFHGQRIMLDNIGRFADGVAMEVVGEETFKLCRELMDGVVLVNQDAICASIKDMFEEKRSILEPAGALALPGAEAYCNYYGLKGENVVAITSGANMTFDRLSLVSQHADVGRRQVSVPASYVPEKWGKFKQFCEPASDGSSIENEILCRFVIPERPGALMKLLDAFGGRWNISMLNYQRQVVLNIPLAHWLLNYVKAHFYFNNFLQNDLFSLECCFSLKFTSKKSIKGILCLTSLQGQNGGDVLVGLKVLSSEMDEFKALANSLGSDYAFEISNETLPLLLHQ